In Alistipes ihumii AP11, a genomic segment contains:
- a CDS encoding MFS transporter: MKIQTGKGTIALTTLLAIWSVSMVVSLPGLAVSPILGRLHRIFGHATDLEIQMLTSLPSLLIIPFVLLAGKLSVSRNKLLILYTGLIIFFVSGLSCLFVGGMTSLIVVNGILGIGAGMVVPLSTGLVADYFSGRPRVRQLGISSAISNVTLVLATSLTGWLATIDWHYPFLVYLLPGVSLLLTLTLRKAPLPDAISVSAADRSRTSAGESDTAAPVAVFRSSGSSGDGSLSQSSVGEGGSSGSDGAARRQGPQTAKETYVGASVGSVPAAVSQGAVFPRGSKGTEPSGPARPQGARTPSAAADAGSVETGWLHGIDRRRLGGLMLLYFFATYAVLVISFNLPFLIQQYKLTSSASGVMISLFFLAIMLPGLAVDRVIALLGKKTMFVSLLLIGAGLLLLYLMKSEFFVALGCFATGLGYGVIQPVVYNKAVVTASRERTTLALALVMSVNYLAILLCPFIVDMFAGLFRSSSSADFPFLLNALLTLIATVPCYRYRDGFVFGMTDSDFE; this comes from the coding sequence ATGAAAATTCAGACAGGAAAAGGAACTATCGCGCTGACGACGTTGCTGGCGATCTGGTCGGTGTCGATGGTCGTGTCGTTGCCCGGACTGGCCGTGTCGCCGATTCTGGGCCGGCTGCACCGCATTTTCGGCCATGCGACCGATTTGGAGATACAGATGCTGACTTCGCTGCCGTCGTTGCTGATCATTCCGTTCGTGCTGCTGGCCGGAAAGCTTTCGGTCAGCCGGAACAAGCTGCTGATTCTCTACACGGGGCTGATTATCTTTTTCGTCAGCGGGCTGTCCTGCCTTTTTGTCGGCGGAATGACTTCGCTGATCGTCGTCAATGGCATTCTCGGCATCGGGGCCGGCATGGTCGTTCCTCTTTCGACCGGACTGGTGGCCGACTATTTCTCCGGCCGGCCGCGCGTCCGGCAGCTCGGGATCAGCTCGGCGATCAGCAACGTGACGCTCGTGCTGGCCACGTCGCTGACCGGCTGGCTGGCGACGATCGACTGGCACTATCCCTTTTTGGTCTATCTGTTGCCCGGCGTTTCGCTGCTGCTGACGCTTACCTTGAGAAAAGCGCCCTTGCCGGATGCGATATCCGTTTCCGCAGCGGATCGTTCTCGGACTTCCGCCGGAGAGTCCGATACGGCCGCTCCTGTCGCTGTCTTTCGGTCTTCCGGTTCTTCCGGAGACGGTTCGCTTTCGCAATCGTCCGTCGGGGAGGGGGGCTCGTCCGGTTCTGACGGTGCGGCTCGACGTCAGGGTCCTCAAACGGCGAAGGAGACTTATGTCGGGGCGTCGGTCGGTTCCGTTCCGGCCGCCGTGTCTCAGGGGGCTGTTTTTCCGCGCGGGAGCAAGGGGACGGAGCCGTCAGGACCGGCCCGGCCACAGGGTGCGAGGACACCGTCTGCGGCTGCCGATGCCGGTTCGGTCGAAACCGGCTGGCTGCACGGGATCGACCGCCGCCGGCTGGGAGGATTGATGCTGCTCTACTTTTTCGCGACCTATGCCGTACTGGTGATTTCGTTCAATCTGCCTTTCCTGATCCAGCAGTACAAGCTGACCAGTTCGGCATCGGGCGTGATGATTTCGCTGTTCTTTCTGGCGATCATGCTTCCGGGACTGGCGGTCGATCGGGTCATCGCGCTGCTGGGCAAGAAAACGATGTTTGTCTCGCTGTTGCTTATCGGTGCGGGCTTGTTGCTGCTGTACCTCATGAAGAGCGAGTTTTTCGTTGCGCTGGGCTGCTTTGCTACGGGGTTGGGATACGGGGTGATTCAGCCGGTCGTTTACAACAAGGCGGTCGTCACGGCTTCCCGCGAACGGACAACGCTGGCGCTGGCTCTCGTCATGTCGGTCAACTATCTGGCGATCCTGCTTTGTCCGTTCATCGTCGATATGTTCGCCGGTTTGTTTCGGTCCTCTTCGTCGGCCGATTTCCCGTTTTTGCTGAACGCGTTGCTGACGCTGATTGCGACGGTTCCGTGCTATCGTTACCGCGACGGATTCGTGTTCGGAATGACCGACAGCGATTTCGAGTAA
- a CDS encoding DUF1080 domain-containing protein: MKRIMYALGCLALAATVASCGSNANKKAAADSTATAQAQAPAEDEGWTVIFDGKTLDGWRGYDKTGVPAAWTVEDGAIKINGSGMGEAGAQDGGDLIYANKKFKNFELEFEYKVDKGANSGVFYLAQEIPGQPIFISAPEYQVLDNANHPDAKLGVDGNRQSASLYDMIPAKPQNAKPFGEWNTAKIMVYNGTVVHYQNGEQVLEYHLWTPQWKEMLDKSKFSKEKWPEAYDLLINCGGENHEGYIGLQDHGDNVWFRNIRVKEL, translated from the coding sequence ATGAAACGAATCATGTATGCACTCGGTTGCCTGGCGCTGGCCGCCACGGTAGCCTCCTGCGGATCGAACGCGAACAAGAAGGCGGCGGCAGACAGCACGGCCACCGCTCAGGCTCAGGCCCCGGCCGAAGACGAAGGCTGGACGGTCATCTTCGACGGCAAGACGCTCGACGGATGGCGCGGCTACGACAAGACCGGCGTGCCGGCCGCATGGACCGTCGAGGACGGAGCGATCAAGATCAACGGCTCGGGCATGGGCGAAGCCGGCGCTCAGGACGGAGGCGACCTGATCTACGCGAACAAGAAGTTCAAGAACTTCGAGCTCGAGTTCGAGTACAAGGTCGACAAGGGCGCCAACAGCGGCGTCTTCTATTTGGCACAGGAGATTCCCGGCCAACCGATCTTCATATCGGCTCCCGAGTATCAGGTGCTCGACAACGCGAACCATCCCGACGCCAAGCTCGGCGTAGACGGCAACCGCCAGTCGGCCTCGCTGTACGATATGATTCCGGCCAAGCCTCAGAACGCCAAGCCGTTCGGAGAGTGGAACACGGCCAAGATCATGGTGTACAACGGAACCGTCGTACACTACCAGAACGGCGAGCAGGTACTCGAGTATCACTTGTGGACCCCGCAGTGGAAAGAGATGCTCGACAAGAGCAAATTCAGCAAGGAAAAATGGCCCGAAGCCTACGACCTGCTGATCAACTGCGGCGGCGAGAACCACGAAGGCTACATCGGCCTGCAGGACCACGGCGACAACGTCTGGTTCCGCAACATCCGGGTCAAGGAACTCTAA
- a CDS encoding Gfo/Idh/MocA family protein — protein sequence MSEKISRRDFLRKSAVGLAGLTVVPSAVLGKAAGHTAPSDKLNIAAVGIGGMGAANLQNMETENIVALCDVDWKYAKNTFDRYPNAKRYWDYRKMLDEMGKDIDAVLVATADHTHCLIAADAITMGKHVYVQKPLTHTVYESRLLTKLAEKYGVATQMGNQGASGEGVRQVCDWIWNGEIGEVKRVDTFTDRPIWPQGLMRPEQVDEIPETLNWDLFVGPAPMRPYNKLYTPWNWRGWWDFGTGALGDMACHILHPVFKGLQLGYPSKVQGSSTALLTDCAPNAQMVKYVFPARPKKGKVAMPEVEVYWYDGGITPVRPAGMPEGRSLNDQGGGAIFYGTKDTLICGCYGVNPWLVSGRKPSAPKMNREITVSHEQDWIRACKEDAKNRVKTASDFSEAGPFNEMVVMGVLAVRLQGLNRELLWDGDNMRFKNIGSGDQIAIMIEDGFTIHNGHPTFNKRYTDPINAQQFAAEMIRHNYREGWELPAMPK from the coding sequence ATGTCTGAAAAAATATCCCGCAGGGACTTCCTGCGTAAAAGTGCGGTAGGTCTGGCCGGACTGACCGTCGTTCCGAGCGCCGTGCTCGGCAAGGCCGCGGGTCATACCGCCCCGAGCGACAAACTCAATATCGCCGCCGTCGGAATCGGCGGCATGGGCGCCGCCAACCTCCAGAACATGGAGACCGAAAATATCGTGGCCCTGTGCGACGTCGACTGGAAATATGCCAAGAACACTTTCGACCGCTACCCGAACGCCAAGCGCTACTGGGACTACCGCAAGATGCTCGACGAGATGGGCAAGGATATCGACGCCGTGCTCGTCGCCACGGCCGACCATACGCACTGCCTGATCGCGGCCGACGCGATCACGATGGGCAAGCACGTATACGTGCAGAAACCGCTGACCCACACCGTCTACGAGTCGCGCCTGCTGACGAAGCTGGCCGAAAAGTACGGCGTGGCCACCCAGATGGGCAATCAGGGAGCCTCGGGCGAAGGCGTGCGCCAGGTCTGCGACTGGATATGGAACGGCGAGATCGGCGAAGTAAAGCGCGTCGATACGTTTACCGACCGCCCGATCTGGCCTCAGGGCCTGATGCGCCCCGAGCAGGTCGACGAGATTCCGGAGACGCTGAACTGGGATCTGTTCGTCGGCCCGGCTCCGATGCGCCCCTACAACAAGCTCTACACTCCGTGGAACTGGCGCGGCTGGTGGGACTTCGGTACCGGCGCGCTGGGCGACATGGCATGTCATATCCTGCACCCCGTATTCAAGGGCCTGCAGCTCGGATACCCCTCGAAGGTTCAGGGCAGTTCGACCGCGCTGCTCACGGACTGCGCGCCGAACGCCCAGATGGTGAAGTACGTCTTCCCGGCCCGGCCCAAAAAAGGCAAGGTCGCCATGCCCGAAGTAGAGGTCTACTGGTACGACGGAGGCATCACGCCCGTTCGTCCCGCCGGCATGCCCGAAGGCAGGTCGCTGAACGATCAGGGAGGCGGAGCCATCTTCTATGGAACGAAAGACACGCTGATATGCGGCTGCTACGGCGTGAATCCTTGGCTCGTGTCGGGTCGTAAGCCGTCCGCGCCGAAGATGAACCGCGAAATCACCGTCAGCCACGAACAGGACTGGATCCGCGCCTGCAAGGAAGACGCGAAGAACCGCGTGAAAACGGCATCGGACTTCAGCGAAGCCGGTCCGTTCAACGAAATGGTCGTCATGGGCGTACTGGCCGTTCGCCTGCAGGGACTCAACCGCGAGCTGCTGTGGGACGGCGACAACATGCGCTTCAAGAACATCGGCTCCGGCGACCAGATCGCCATCATGATCGAGGACGGTTTCACGATCCACAACGGCCACCCCACTTTCAACAAGCGTTACACGGATCCGATCAACGCTCAGCAGTTCGCCGCCGAGATGATCCGTCACAACTACCGCGAAGGTTGGGAACTGCCCGCGATGCCCAAGTAA
- a CDS encoding sugar phosphate isomerase/epimerase family protein, translating to MDRREFLKKSMLLTAGALIGGSLFSETSAAKGAKQNGIPRKKKSIGLQLYSIGGDMSADAAQALRQISEMGYSTAETASYGDGKFYGRTPAEFRKMAEDLGIAVTGAHIARNLDKNDMQGCMDWWKQACDAQAAVGGKTIVMPYFPVGSTLADLQDYCDYFNRIGEIANAAGLRFGYHNHSHEFNKIEGQVIEDYMIENTDPDKVFFELDVYWASKGGVNPSAYIQKYAGRFPLLHIKDVDIIGASETIDFESIFKAAYKQGLEEYYVEIEANSLPPMLCARKSAEYLNVSKFVK from the coding sequence ATGGACAGAAGGGAATTCCTGAAGAAATCAATGCTCCTCACGGCAGGGGCGCTGATCGGAGGAAGCCTGTTCTCGGAGACTTCGGCCGCCAAGGGCGCGAAGCAGAACGGCATTCCGCGCAAGAAGAAATCGATCGGGCTGCAGCTCTACTCGATCGGCGGCGATATGAGCGCCGATGCGGCGCAGGCGCTCCGGCAAATATCCGAAATGGGATACTCCACCGCCGAAACGGCCTCGTACGGAGACGGGAAGTTCTACGGCCGCACGCCGGCCGAGTTCCGCAAAATGGCCGAGGACCTCGGCATCGCGGTAACCGGCGCGCACATCGCCCGCAATCTCGACAAGAACGACATGCAGGGCTGCATGGACTGGTGGAAACAGGCTTGCGACGCCCAGGCGGCCGTAGGCGGCAAAACCATCGTCATGCCCTACTTCCCCGTCGGCTCGACGCTCGCCGACCTGCAGGACTATTGCGACTATTTCAACCGCATAGGCGAAATCGCGAACGCGGCCGGGCTGCGTTTCGGCTACCACAACCACTCGCACGAGTTCAATAAGATCGAAGGCCAGGTAATCGAGGATTACATGATCGAAAACACCGATCCCGACAAGGTCTTCTTCGAACTGGACGTATACTGGGCCAGCAAGGGCGGCGTCAATCCGTCGGCCTACATCCAGAAATACGCCGGCCGCTTCCCGCTGCTGCACATCAAGGACGTGGATATCATCGGAGCCAGCGAGACGATCGATTTCGAATCGATCTTCAAGGCGGCCTACAAGCAGGGACTCGAAGAGTACTACGTCGAGATCGAGGCCAACTCGCTTCCGCCCATGCTCTGCGCCCGCAAAAGCGCCGAATACCTCAACGTATCGAAGTTCGTCAAGTAG
- a CDS encoding TrpB-like pyridoxal phosphate-dependent enzyme, with protein sequence MSTKTKRFILPESEIPTRWYNVMADMPNKPMPPLNPATKQPLKASDLYPIFAEALADQEMNQTDPWIDIPDEVREQYKNYRCTPLVRAYGLEKALGTPAHIYFKNESVSPVGSHKLNSALAQAYYCKRQGVTNITTETGAGQWGAALSYAAKAFGLELAVYMVKISYEQKPYRRSIMQTFGAQVTASPSMSTKAGRKILTEHPNHQGSLGTAISEAIELAMSTPNCKYTLGSVLSHVTLHQTIIGLEAEKQMEMAGEYPDLIIGCFGGGSNFGGISFPFMRHTLREGRKTRYIAAEPDSCPKLTRGVFRYDFGDEAGYTPLLPMFTLGHNFAPANIHAGGLRYHGAGVIVSQLLKDKLMEAVDIPQLESFDAGCLFAQTEGIIPAPESCHAIAAAVREARKCTESGEPKVILFNLSGHGLIDMAAYDKYLAGDLVNYSLSDEQIKRNIGELDAIG encoded by the coding sequence ATGAGCACGAAAACAAAACGCTTCATCCTTCCGGAATCGGAGATTCCGACCCGGTGGTACAACGTCATGGCCGACATGCCCAACAAGCCGATGCCGCCTCTGAATCCCGCAACGAAACAGCCGCTGAAAGCCTCGGATCTCTATCCCATTTTCGCCGAGGCGCTGGCCGATCAGGAGATGAACCAGACCGACCCGTGGATCGACATCCCCGACGAAGTCCGCGAGCAGTACAAGAACTACCGCTGCACGCCGCTGGTCAGGGCCTACGGACTGGAAAAGGCGCTCGGTACCCCGGCGCACATCTATTTCAAGAACGAGAGCGTCAGCCCCGTCGGCTCGCACAAGCTGAACTCGGCCCTCGCTCAAGCCTATTACTGCAAGCGGCAAGGTGTCACGAACATCACGACCGAGACCGGCGCCGGCCAATGGGGAGCCGCCCTGTCCTACGCCGCCAAGGCGTTCGGGCTGGAACTGGCCGTCTACATGGTCAAGATCAGTTACGAGCAGAAACCCTACCGGCGCTCGATCATGCAGACTTTCGGCGCACAGGTGACCGCCTCGCCGTCGATGTCGACCAAAGCCGGACGCAAAATACTCACCGAACATCCGAACCATCAGGGCTCGCTCGGCACGGCGATCTCGGAGGCGATCGAGCTGGCGATGAGCACGCCGAACTGCAAGTACACGCTCGGATCGGTGCTGAGCCATGTCACGCTGCACCAGACGATCATCGGTCTCGAGGCCGAGAAACAGATGGAAATGGCGGGCGAGTACCCCGACCTGATCATCGGCTGCTTCGGCGGCGGATCGAACTTCGGCGGCATCTCGTTCCCGTTCATGCGCCACACGCTCAGGGAAGGCCGAAAGACGCGCTACATCGCGGCCGAGCCCGACTCCTGCCCGAAACTCACGCGCGGGGTCTTCCGCTACGACTTCGGAGACGAAGCCGGCTATACGCCGCTGCTGCCGATGTTCACGCTGGGACATAACTTCGCGCCCGCCAACATCCATGCGGGCGGATTGCGGTATCACGGAGCAGGCGTGATCGTATCTCAACTGCTCAAGGACAAGCTGATGGAAGCGGTCGATATCCCGCAACTCGAGAGCTTCGACGCAGGCTGCCTGTTCGCGCAGACCGAGGGCATTATTCCCGCTCCGGAATCGTGCCATGCGATCGCCGCGGCCGTCCGCGAGGCCCGCAAGTGTACCGAGAGCGGCGAACCGAAAGTCATCCTGTTCAACCTGTCGGGACACGGCCTGATCGACATGGCCGCTTACGACAAGTACCTGGCGGGCGATCTGGTGAACTACTCGCTCAGCGACGAGCAGATCAAGCGGAACATCGGCGAACTGGACGCCATCGGATAG
- a CDS encoding alpha/beta hydrolase: MKKNRMILLLAVVLWLTSSVSAATVDRIAVRSEAMKKEIPVVVIVPDAAKSGVRMPVLYLLHGYSGDQETWLNVKPSLPQMADRDSVIVVCPDGENSWYWDSPKDPSSRFETFVARELIDYVDAHYPTRGDRSGRAITGLSMGGHGGLWLSFRHKDTFGAGGSTSGGVDIRPFPENWEMAKQLGEEATNRKTWDDHTVMTQLDSISNGDLALVIDCGYDDFFFDVNNKLHEALRERGIEHDYTVRPGVHNGPYWTNSIDYQWLFFKKFFDRSGR, from the coding sequence ATGAAAAAGAATCGAATGATCTTGTTGCTGGCGGTCGTTCTGTGGCTGACTTCATCTGTTTCGGCCGCGACGGTCGACCGGATCGCCGTGCGGAGCGAAGCGATGAAAAAGGAGATCCCGGTCGTCGTGATCGTGCCCGACGCGGCGAAGAGCGGAGTCAGAATGCCGGTGCTGTACCTGCTTCACGGATATAGCGGCGATCAGGAAACGTGGCTTAACGTAAAGCCTTCTCTGCCGCAAATGGCCGACCGGGACAGCGTGATCGTCGTTTGTCCCGACGGCGAGAACAGCTGGTACTGGGACAGCCCGAAAGACCCCTCTTCGCGTTTCGAGACCTTCGTCGCGCGCGAGCTGATCGATTACGTGGACGCCCACTATCCGACGCGGGGCGACCGTTCGGGCCGCGCGATTACGGGTCTCAGCATGGGCGGCCACGGCGGGCTGTGGCTTTCGTTCCGCCACAAGGATACGTTCGGCGCCGGCGGATCGACGAGCGGCGGCGTGGATATCCGTCCTTTCCCCGAGAACTGGGAAATGGCCAAACAGCTCGGCGAGGAGGCGACCAACCGCAAGACGTGGGACGACCATACGGTGATGACCCAGTTGGACAGCATATCGAACGGCGATCTGGCGTTGGTGATCGACTGCGGCTATGACGACTTCTTTTTCGACGTGAACAACAAACTGCACGAGGCGCTTCGCGAACGGGGTATCGAGCATGACTACACGGTGCGTCCCGGCGTTCACAACGGACCCTACTGGACCAATTCGATCGATTATCAGTGGCTGTTTTTCAAGAAATTTTTCGACCGTTCGGGGCGGTAG
- a CDS encoding fibronectin type III domain-containing protein: MKNRVRFCLSVLAAAFFACGLTSCKDDPENPAPEPEVTLTAGAATETSVSFTVTPVHADRCAWTYGLKGDAAPDAAAIFANGTAVSADQPSDVTIPDLTPGTTYVAYAVAASGEHAGEVESIDLPTVALSYDVDYTAQYAQGYYYGDRMSAGTGNYYFHLSQFEYVPVEGQEGEYPDAPGMDVVLDLYGAFADSPDHAILPDGVYEVDMQNPYGEGTVGTEYSTYYLIGDDLQLADQQSFRDLRVEVTTEDGVVNVVAIGELEDGRTLRVRYEGAPTVLKNGTTGLGENVQIDAMNLLVASYYGDEQKQGTGNYFLQFVSYEADGSGKPVGEGGYKLSLDLYGALSDDDDQAILPDGVYDIAAERYSEGSCYNMYTWLAEVDENGNSVAGTEFSTGTVTVARNGENYTLTANFRAEDGCVVEAKYEGPIDFENKVTGPVGDHKTNFIQGEVSYMGSTDEMSTFRLMLWDGNMLDRDDENDQYLFEEERRNTMLFIDLYSKPCTSSSIKLEPGTYTVSSEVGPMTVDPGRLRTIIPGIYEESEGTYFYLTQADYPVVTSQYKDGNTALIDGGTMRIEETGSGSGYRFTFDFTTKEGGSLTATMEGDLEFFNRAPIYSTLEDDYVVDLTDAECKLNYWGNVGDYGVWMVQIVSDKIGSDGFSSQIASPHLDETGIPTGTYTASKGVEPGTFLPGELSSNNMVSGTWYVGGFNGQSYTERAPAVDGEIRVTNNGDGTYVIDFECTDDAEVPHTFSGSWSGTAIYGNAGNAVRSLVVSPNVPDEAGRAAVRAAKLTEARAAKPADTGKQKLSVVRAADNAGKALRASKY, translated from the coding sequence ATGAAGAACAGAGTACGTTTTTGTTTATCCGTTTTGGCTGCCGCCTTTTTCGCATGCGGCCTGACTTCCTGCAAGGACGATCCCGAAAATCCGGCGCCCGAGCCGGAAGTGACGTTGACCGCAGGAGCTGCGACCGAGACGTCGGTCAGCTTTACCGTAACGCCCGTCCATGCCGACCGTTGCGCATGGACGTACGGTCTGAAAGGCGATGCTGCGCCCGATGCCGCCGCGATCTTTGCGAACGGGACGGCCGTATCGGCCGATCAGCCTTCCGATGTGACGATTCCGGATCTGACTCCCGGAACTACTTATGTCGCCTATGCCGTGGCAGCCTCGGGGGAGCATGCGGGCGAGGTGGAATCGATCGATCTGCCGACCGTCGCGCTCTCCTACGATGTGGATTATACGGCTCAATACGCCCAGGGCTATTATTACGGAGACAGGATGAGCGCCGGCACGGGTAACTATTATTTCCATTTGTCTCAATTCGAGTATGTTCCGGTCGAGGGACAGGAGGGCGAGTATCCCGATGCTCCGGGAATGGACGTCGTACTCGATCTTTACGGCGCGTTCGCCGATTCGCCCGATCATGCGATTCTCCCCGACGGGGTTTACGAGGTCGATATGCAGAACCCTTACGGCGAGGGTACGGTCGGGACCGAGTATTCTACCTATTATCTGATCGGCGACGATCTGCAACTGGCCGACCAGCAGTCTTTCCGCGACTTGCGTGTGGAAGTGACTACCGAGGACGGTGTGGTCAACGTCGTGGCGATCGGCGAGCTGGAGGACGGCAGGACGCTGCGCGTACGCTACGAGGGCGCTCCGACGGTGTTGAAAAATGGTACGACCGGCTTGGGCGAGAACGTGCAGATCGATGCGATGAATCTGCTTGTCGCTTCCTATTACGGTGACGAGCAGAAGCAGGGAACGGGCAACTATTTCCTCCAGTTCGTTTCCTACGAGGCCGACGGCAGCGGCAAACCGGTCGGCGAAGGAGGGTACAAGCTCAGCCTCGACCTGTACGGAGCCCTCTCCGATGACGACGATCAGGCGATCCTGCCCGACGGCGTGTACGACATCGCTGCCGAGCGCTACTCGGAAGGCTCCTGCTACAATATGTATACGTGGCTTGCCGAGGTCGACGAGAACGGCAATTCGGTAGCCGGAACCGAATTCTCGACCGGAACGGTCACGGTGGCCCGCAACGGCGAGAATTACACGCTGACGGCCAATTTCCGCGCGGAGGACGGATGTGTCGTCGAGGCTAAGTACGAGGGCCCGATCGATTTCGAGAACAAGGTGACCGGTCCGGTGGGCGACCATAAGACGAACTTTATTCAGGGCGAGGTTTCCTATATGGGTTCGACCGATGAGATGAGTACGTTCCGTTTGATGTTATGGGATGGAAACATGCTGGATCGGGATGATGAGAATGACCAATATTTGTTTGAGGAGGAAAGAAGGAACACTATGCTGTTCATCGACCTGTATAGCAAGCCTTGTACGTCCTCGTCGATCAAGCTCGAGCCGGGAACTTACACGGTAAGCTCCGAGGTCGGTCCGATGACGGTCGATCCGGGCCGGTTGAGAACGATCATACCGGGGATTTACGAGGAGTCGGAAGGAACCTATTTTTACCTGACGCAGGCCGACTATCCGGTGGTTACTTCGCAATATAAGGATGGAAATACGGCGCTGATTGACGGCGGTACGATGCGGATCGAGGAAACTGGCTCCGGCAGCGGCTATCGCTTCACGTTCGACTTCACGACCAAAGAGGGCGGCAGCCTGACCGCGACGATGGAAGGCGACTTGGAGTTCTTCAATCGGGCGCCGATCTATTCGACCCTCGAAGATGACTATGTGGTCGATCTGACCGATGCCGAGTGCAAGCTGAACTACTGGGGAAATGTGGGCGATTACGGCGTGTGGATGGTGCAGATCGTGAGCGACAAGATCGGCTCGGACGGCTTCTCGTCGCAGATCGCCTCTCCCCATCTCGACGAGACGGGCATCCCGACCGGAACCTATACGGCAAGCAAGGGAGTCGAGCCGGGCACTTTCCTCCCGGGAGAGTTGAGCAGCAACAATATGGTGAGCGGAACGTGGTACGTCGGAGGATTCAACGGCCAGTCGTATACCGAGCGGGCTCCTGCCGTCGACGGTGAAATCCGGGTTACGAACAACGGAGACGGCACTTATGTGATCGATTTCGAGTGCACCGACGATGCCGAAGTGCCTCATACGTTCTCGGGTAGCTGGTCGGGTACGGCGATTTACGGGAATGCCGGCAATGCCGTCCGCTCGCTGGTTGTCTCCCCGAACGTTCCCGACGAAGCCGGTCGCGCCGCTGTGCGTGCCGCCAAGCTGACCGAAGCCCGTGCCGCCAAACCGGCCGATACGGGTAAGCAGAAGCTGTCGGTCGTTCGCGCGGCGGACAATGCAGGGAAGGCGCTTCGCGCAAGCAAGTATTGA